In the Euphorbia lathyris chromosome 5, ddEupLath1.1, whole genome shotgun sequence genome, one interval contains:
- the LOC136231202 gene encoding uncharacterized protein has product MTEPGFIDFEVSSDSSPSPSMMAQSPIPPPELFLPELPVSAPVPPTTRHVTFNQPQNIDSMSQLNSKVHRPNFSDQMPSPTPLHDMNNLRFRDGHTSKHRSSYVQDDHTYSLQLTPADNPGTVLVTIPLNGSNYVTWRRAMLLALSTKEKLDFVLSDDFTPTKTSPDFHKWQRADCMVMSWILNAISKDLADAFVFSSSARTLWKELEQRFGGSNGPLLYQLKREINACRQGNLSIALYFTKLKRFWDELAYLCPVFVCSCEASQICTCLVMQKMTESHNTDKLVQFLMGLHSDYSPVIHQLLLLDPLPSLHKAYSMLQNVEKQREVNSDHVQLEIAALATKSSIPTTFSNLHGQKRDSSNKADRFCTHCNKPGHEKDSCFKLHGFPEWFQEFKKKKNKNSKTRANHVSIGGDTPLDGSDSENKENMSSNYSMPHGFAQLVQIEVQRVMKNKNPLSFGDEYPANYPANSSMPLANFSGFAGPSV; this is encoded by the exons ATGACTGAACCCGGATTCATTGACTTTGAAGTTTCTTCAGACtcctctccatctccatctATGATGGCTCAATCACCTATACCTCCACCAGAGTTATTCTTACCGGAATTACCTGTCTCTGCTCCGGTTCCTCCAACAACGAGACATGTAACTTTCAATCAGCCACAAAACATTGATTCTATGTCTCAATTGAACTCCAAGGTACATCGGCCTAATTTTTCTGATCAAATGCCATCTCCTACACCATTACATGATATGAATAATCTACGATTTCGTGATGGACATACTTCCAAACATAGGTCATCTTATGTTCAAGATGATCATACATACTCTCTACAGCTTACTCCAGCTGATAATCCTGGCACTGTGCTTGTTACAATTCCTTTGAATGGTTCTAATTACGTCACTTGGAGGCGAGCTATGTTATTGGCTCTCTCAACTAAGGAGAAACTCGATTTTGTGCTTAGTGATGACTTTACTCCTACCAAAACCTCACCAGACTTTCATAAATGGCAGCGGGCTGACTGCATGGTAATGTCCTGGATCTTAAATGCAATTTCTAAAGATCTAGCAGATGCTTTTGTGTTCTCTTCTTCTGCTAGAACACTCTGGAAGGAACTTGAACAACGTTTTGGAGGCTCAAATGGTCCTCTTCTTTACCAACTGAAAAGGGAGATTAATGCCTGTAGACAAGGAAATCTATCAATTGCACTATATTTTACTAAACTTAAACGTTTTTGGGATGAGTTAGCCTACCTATGTCCTGTTTTTGTGTGTTCATGTGAAGCTTCTCAAATCTGTACTTGTTTAGTTATGCAGAAGATGACTGAATCACATAATACAGATAAGCTAGTGCAATTTCTTATGGGCCTTCACTCTGACTATTCTCCTGTTATACATCAATTGCTGCTATTAGATCCTTTACCAAGTTTACACAAAGCTTATTCAATGTTGCAAAATGTTGAGAAACAAAGGGAGGTCAATTCTGATCATGTTCAATTGGAGATTGCTGCTCTTGCTACAAAATCCTCTATTCCTACTACATTTAGTAACTTACATGGTCAGAAAAGAGATTCAAGCAACAAGGCTGATAGGTTTTGTACTCATTGCAACAAGCCCGGTCACGAGAAGGATTCCTGTTTTAAACTTCATGGGTTTCCTGAATGGTTTCAGGAGtttaaaaagaagaagaacaagaactcCAAGACTCGTGCTAATCATGTTTCAATTGGAGGCGATACACCTTTGGACGGATCTGACTCTGAAAACAAGGAAAACATGTCTTCTAACTATAGCATGCCTCATGGCTTTGCTCAACTGGTTCAGATTGAAGTTCAAAGGGTTATGAAGAATAAAAATCCCTTATCATTTGGTGATGAATATCCTGCAAACTATCCAGCAAACTCCTCAATGCCTTTGgcaaacttttcaggttttgcAG GCCCCTCGGTCTGA